One genomic region from Pecten maximus chromosome 5, xPecMax1.1, whole genome shotgun sequence encodes:
- the LOC117327200 gene encoding uncharacterized protein LOC117327200, with amino-acid sequence MYVTRTEMIQFMDCIRYYLLTRINMIILSEARTKTDSGCGLKNEAVKQRGIPSEERQDQSMTSSTARSRVNIPTPETKTNTVDSGGDNLPKRSISSSPRPISNTVIAPSNRTSTKSMEHAAREMRPSCSSPISGQSCAKRVNNGQVYSFTTAEDDQFTFEFERGGSGPPFSIQKAQDVYPTVTTSENFMCIKTVSSIDPAAESGRIKSGDVILEVNGRSVKGLDLSKTETTLWAAGVHVNMLLCRPNHLMCRPKQLPTGPMIPKKPERTTVLPISKKKEPNLIGQTSNPTSALQVEQQPYCIASYHQHGEKCESDVREREHHETAGSVTDKSHSDLLDQKPVDTVERQKYPYQRDTIGEKQQDVIHKQEGQSGPNMMRENSKHLNTINTLSNPDDTNNTPSNPANTNNTPSDPAHTNKTPSRPVATSNTPSGSVATTNKTPSGSVATSNTPSDSVATSNTPSDPTDTNNTPAGYRSTGPNAQGPNHKSKTKNGRPANLAEHEDIDENGEMYNVPIGSGQRENEPCNGDNQLMAIPEQLPTGTNRCTADYMPNDTVPAN; translated from the exons ATGTATGTAACAAGAACTGAAATGATTCAATTTATGGACTGCATAAGATATTACCTTTTGACGAGGATtaatatgattattttaagTGAGGCAAGGACAAAAACAGACTCTGGCTGTGGTTTAAAAAATGAAGCCGTCAAGCAAAGAGGTATTCCAAGTGAAGAAAGACAAGATCAGTCGATGACTTCAAGTACGGCAAG GTCTAGGGTTAATATCCCAACACCTGAAACCAAGACAAATACAGTGGACAGTGGTGGGGATAACTTACCAAAGAGGAGTATTAGCTCGTCACCCAGACCAATATCAAACACTGTGATTGCGCCTTCCAACAGAACTAGCACGAAATCTATGGAGCATGCGGCCAGAGAGATGAGACCGTCATGCTCTTCTCCGATCAGTGGTCAATCTTGTGCCAAAAGAGTAAACAATGGGCAGGTTTACAGCTTTACGACTGCAG AAGATGACCAGTTTACGTTTGAGTTTGAGCGAGGCGGTAGTGGGCCACCCTTCAGCATACAGAAAGCTCAAGACGTTTATCCTACAGTCACCACATCAGAGAACTTTATGTGCATCAAGACGGTATCATCTATTGATCCTGCAGCTGAGAGTGGAAGGATCAAGTCAGGGGATGTGATCCTTGAGGTTAATGGGCGCTCGGTGAAAGGTCTAGATCTGTCT AAAACTGAAACAACACTGTGGGCAGCCGGAGTACATGTCAATATGCTGCTGTGTCGGCCTAATCATTTGATGTGTCGGCCTAAGCAGTTGCCCACCGGGCCAATG ATTCCTAAAAAGCCAGAACGTACAACCGTCTTACCAATTTCGAAGAAAAAGGAACCAAATTTGATTGGGCAGACTTCGAACCCGACCTCAGCACTGCAAGTAGAACAACAACCATATTGTATTGCCAGTTATCATCAACATGGCGAGAAATGTGAATCCGACGTCAGAGAGCGGGAACATCATGAAACAGCTGGTTCAGTAACAGATAAAAGTCATTCCGATCTCTTGGACCAGAAGCCGGTCGACACTGTCGAAAGACAAAAATACCCCTACCAACGAGATACCATTGGGGAAAAGCAACAAGACGTGATCCATAAACAGGAAGGGCAATCTGGCCCAAATATGATGAGGGAAAATAGCAAGCACCTCAATACCATCAATACACTTTCTAACCCAGATGATACCAACAATACACCCTCTAACCCAGCTAATACTAACAATACACCTTCTGACCCAGCTCATACCAACAAAACACCTTCTCGCCCAGTTGCTACTAGCAATACACCTTCTGGCTCAGTTGCTACTACCAACAAAACACCTTCTGGCTCAGTTGCTACTAGCAATACACCCTCTGACTCAGTTGCTACTAGCAATACACCTTCTGACCCAACTGATACCAACAATACACCAGCCGGTTATAGATCAACTGGCCCCAACGCACAGGGACCAAATCACAAGTCTAAAACCAAGAACGGTAGGCCTGCTAACCTCGCCGAACATGAGGATATTGATGAAAATGGCGAAATGTATAATGTACCCATAGGGAGTGGCCAACGCGAAAATGAACCTTGTAATGGTGATAATCAACTGATGGCTATTCCAGAGCAAC TTCCAACAGGTACAAATCGGTGCACAGCAGATTACATGCCAAATGACACGGTCCCAGCAAATTAA
- the LOC117327201 gene encoding allograft inflammatory factor 1-like, with translation MEKPVLDPTDHQGGKAFGKLMEERNKKLEDINQEARDDDQYKDVEDLDEKLNQYKEKFLEFDLDTSGDINLMGLKLMLEKMGLAKTHNEIKAMVDQVDTRNSGTISYRDFLTMMLGSKNCILRLILLYESFGQEPEKQKGVAPPRTLDSLP, from the exons ATGGAAAAACCAGTGCTAGACCCGACTGACCATCAAG GAGGGAAGGCGTTTGGCAAGTTGATGGAGGAAAGGAACAAGAAACTAGAGGACATTAACCAG gaagcCAGGGATGACGACCAATACAAAGATGTCGAGGACTTGGACGAGAAACTAAACCAGTACAAAG AGAAGTTCCTGGAATTCGATCTCGACACCTCTGGCGATATAA ACTTAATGGGACTGAAGTTGATGTTGGAGAAGATGGGGCTGGCTAAAACACACAATGAGATTAAGGCTATGGTAGACCAAGTTGACACAAGGAATTCTGGTACAATATCCTACAGGGATTTCCTCACGATGATGTTAGGCAGCAAGAACTGCATCCTCCGATT GATATTGCTTTACGAGTCTTTTGGACAAGAACCAGAGAAACAAAAAGGCGTAGCACCTCCACGTACTCTCGACTCTCTCCCGTAA
- the LOC117327203 gene encoding vacuolar protein sorting-associated protein VTA1 homolog: MTSLPPLPPKLKALQHYLKTAIEHDKRDPVVAYYCRLYAMQKGMEIDRNSPECRTFLVTLMDYMEQMKTTSQDEAITNEVIGQAHVEDYALKVFLFADNEDRAGRFNKNVVKSFYSSGMLFDVLSVFGEPSEDIENNKKYAKWKAAYIHRCLKNGETPVAGPLKEEGDEEEDGAIGGVPAPSSTSQSGPSNYSTQPDPAPGYPPPQQPPYPPPQQPGPPPQQPSNYSPSHGNLNLPSPGGSQYPPGAHAPPPTPQQPQQPAGGAASWTPPPNTAGVQLTADQYQKALKLCKYASSALQYEDSPTAIDNLTKALKLLSTGKDS; encoded by the exons ATGACGAGTTTACCCCCACTCCCTCCTAAACTTAAAGCTTTGCAGCATTATCTAAAGACAGCCATAGAACATGACAAACGGGATCCAGTCGTGGCATACTATT gtCGGTTGTATGCAATGCAGAAGGGTATGGAAATAGACAGAAACTCTCCTGAATGTCGAACATTTCTGGTGACATTGATGGACTACATGGAACAG atGAAGACAACATCACAAGATGAGGCCATCACCAATGAGGTGATTGGGCAAGCTCATGTGGAGGACTATGCCCTCaaagtgtttttgtttgctGATAACGAGGACAGAGCAGGCAGATTTAAcaa GAATGTTGTGAAATCTTTCTACTCCTCTGGTATGctgtttgatgttttaagtgtgTTTGGAGAACCTAGTGAAGAT attgaaaataataaaaagtatGCTAAGTGGAAGGCAGCCTACATACATAGGTGTCTGAAGAACGGAGAAACACCTGTCGCTGGTCCATTGAAGGAGGAAGGGGATGAAGAGGAGGATG gTGCTATTGGAGGTGTCCCTGCACCCTCGTCTACATCCCAGTCAGGACCTTCAAACTATTCGACACAGCCAGACCCTGCACCAGGATACCCCCCACCCCAGCAGCCTCCATACCCCCCACCCCAGCAACCTGGTCCTCCACCCCAACAGCCTAGCAACTACAGCCCCTCCCACGGAAACCTCAATCTTCCTTCACCAGGAGGTAGTCAGTACCCTCCTGGTGCCCATGCTCCTCCTCCGACACCCCAACAGCCTCAGCAGCCAGCAGGAGGAGCAGCATCCTGGACTCCACCACCAAACACTG CAGGAGTACAGCTGACTGCAGACCAATACCAAAAAGCCCTGAAGCTTTGTAAATATGCAAGTAGTGCCCTTCAGTACGAAGATTCTCCTACAGCCATAGATAACCTTACGAAAGCTCTCAAACTATTGTCTACAGGGAAGGACAGCTAG